From one Rattus rattus isolate New Zealand chromosome 15, Rrattus_CSIRO_v1, whole genome shotgun sequence genomic stretch:
- the Ndfip1 gene encoding NEDD4 family-interacting protein 1 — protein sequence MALALAALAAVEPSCGTGYQQLQNEEEPGEREQTAGDAPPPYSSISVESAAYFDYKDESGFPKPPSYNVATTLPSYDEAERTKAEATIPLVPGRDEDFVGRDDFDDADQLRIGNDGIFMLTFFMAFLFNWIGFFLSFCLTTSAAGRYGAISGFGLSLIKWILIVRFSTYFPGYFDGQYWLWWVFLVLGFLLFLRGFINYAKVRKMPETFSNLPRTRVLFIY from the exons TTGCAGAATGAAGAGGAGCCTGGGGAGCGGGAACAGACTGCGGGTGACGCCCCTCCACCCTACAGCAGCATCTCTGTGGAGAGTGCAG CATATTTTGACTACAAAGATGAATCTGGGTTTCCAAAGCCCCCATCTTATAATGTGGCTACAACACTGCCCAGCTATGACGAGGCTGAGAGAACCAAGGCTGAAGCCACCATCCCTTTGGTTCCTGGAAGA GATGAAGATTTTGTGGGTCGGGATGATTTTGACGATGCTGACCAGCTGAGGATAGGAAACGACGGGATTTTTATGTTAACTTTTTTCA TGGCATTCCTCTTCAACTGGATTgggtttttcttgtctttttgccTGACCACCTCAGCTGCGGGAAGGTATGGGGCCATCTCAGGATTTGGTCTTTCTCTAATTAAGTGGATCCTTATTGTCAGG tttTCCACCTATTTCCCTGGATACTTTGATGGCCAGTACTGGCTTTGGTGGGTGTTCTTGGTTTTAG gctttctcctgtttctcagaGGATTTATCAATTATGCAAAAGTTCGGAAGATGCCAGAAACTTTCTCAAATCTCCCCAGGACCAGAGTTCTCTTTATTTATTAA